In Novosphingobium resinovorum, the following are encoded in one genomic region:
- a CDS encoding CitMHS family transporter, translated as MASDTLLTVLGFGMVVTFMTLIMLKRLSPLVALTLIPIVFALVAGFGGKELGDMMLAGITKLAPTGIMLMFAILYFGLMIDVGLFDPVVRRIVQVVDGDPVKILVGTAVLATVVSLDGDGSTTYMITVASMLPLYRRIGMDPLKLTCVTILAGGVMNLTPWGGPLARAASALHVEPGEVFMPMIPVMAIGVLGVIALAYILGKHERARLAATGGARLPESAVPAGLIEPTDTADAALKRPRLLWFNALLTIGLLAGLVFAVLPLSIMFMIGFAIAILVNYPRLEDQRARIAGHARNVIAVVSLIFAAGIFTGILGETGMVEAMSNSLLALIPPQAGPFLAPIVALASLPLTFFISNDAFYFGVLPVAANAAHAYGIAPLEMARASLIGQPVHLLSPLVPSTYLLVGLAGVEFGDHQKFTLKWATVICVLMLVASLGLGLFPFFGAQG; from the coding sequence ATGGCAAGCGATACACTTTTGACCGTGCTCGGATTTGGCATGGTCGTCACCTTCATGACCCTCATCATGCTCAAGCGGCTGTCGCCGCTGGTGGCGCTGACCCTGATCCCGATCGTCTTCGCGCTCGTCGCGGGGTTCGGCGGGAAGGAGCTGGGCGACATGATGCTGGCCGGCATTACCAAGCTGGCGCCGACGGGCATCATGCTGATGTTCGCGATCCTCTATTTCGGTCTGATGATCGACGTGGGCCTGTTCGATCCGGTGGTGCGGCGCATCGTCCAGGTTGTCGACGGCGACCCGGTGAAGATCCTGGTCGGCACGGCGGTGCTGGCCACCGTGGTTTCGCTCGATGGCGACGGTTCGACGACCTACATGATCACCGTCGCCTCGATGCTGCCGCTCTACCGGCGCATCGGCATGGACCCGCTCAAGCTCACCTGCGTGACCATCCTTGCGGGCGGCGTGATGAACCTCACGCCCTGGGGCGGCCCTCTGGCCCGCGCGGCGAGTGCGCTGCATGTCGAGCCGGGCGAGGTCTTCATGCCGATGATCCCGGTCATGGCGATCGGCGTGCTGGGCGTGATTGCGCTCGCCTATATCCTGGGCAAGCACGAGCGTGCACGCCTCGCGGCGACCGGCGGCGCGCGCCTGCCCGAAAGCGCCGTCCCTGCCGGGCTCATCGAGCCGACCGACACGGCCGACGCCGCGCTGAAGCGCCCCCGCCTGCTGTGGTTCAACGCGCTGCTGACGATCGGCCTGCTCGCCGGGCTGGTTTTCGCGGTGCTGCCGCTCTCGATCATGTTCATGATCGGCTTCGCCATCGCCATTCTTGTGAACTATCCCCGCCTCGAGGACCAGCGCGCGCGGATCGCCGGTCATGCCCGCAACGTCATCGCCGTCGTCTCGCTGATCTTCGCGGCGGGCATCTTCACCGGCATCCTGGGCGAGACCGGCATGGTCGAGGCGATGTCCAACAGCCTCCTCGCGCTCATCCCGCCGCAGGCCGGTCCGTTCCTCGCCCCGATCGTGGCGCTGGCGAGCCTGCCTTTGACGTTCTTCATTTCAAACGACGCGTTCTATTTTGGCGTCCTGCCGGTGGCGGCGAACGCGGCGCATGCTTACGGCATCGCGCCGCTGGAGATGGCCCGCGCCTCGCTGATCGGCCAGCCGGTGCACCTGCTGAGCCCGCTGGTCCCCTCGACTTACCTGCTGGTCGGCCTTGCCGGGGTCGAGTTCGGCGATCACCAGAAGTTCACGCTCAAGTGGGCGACGGTGATCTGCGTGCTGATGCTCGTCGCCTCGCTGGGCCTCGGCCTGTTTCCCTTCTTCGGCGCTCAAGGGTAA
- a CDS encoding efflux transporter outer membrane subunit, whose protein sequence is MKFALPLLLSACSMAPRDVAVAPPVPETWPSGPAYGAPQAALPETIGYRGIFADQRLQSLIEQALESNRDLKVAAANVMAARAQVRIQRAEQLPQLDLTAGATHTRSNNGTLGNQGAATGGQVRSRTSYSAQLGITAFELDLFGRLASLSEAEQNRYLASEAGARATRLALVGDIADGWLAHAADASLLQVALDTVASAQRTVALTRARLDGGIAPRSDLRQAEQILATAEADVARQRTALAQDINGLQLLVGGPIANDLLPDRIEQAAQGVKEVPAGVDSRVLLRRPDVIQAEYLMLAENAEIGAARAAMFPRISLTGLLGFASNALSGLFTGGAFRYSGSGDASYAIFQAGAAKAGVRLSQAQRDAALATYEKSIQSAFRDVADGLARRGTIDAEMAAIRRQAVAAEDGYALADARYRRGVDTFLSSLVAQRAAYSARRDIVAIELEAASNRVALFRALGGDARWE, encoded by the coding sequence ATGAAATTCGCCCTGCCGCTGCTGCTTTCGGCCTGCTCGATGGCGCCGCGGGATGTGGCGGTAGCGCCGCCGGTGCCGGAAACCTGGCCGAGCGGGCCGGCCTATGGCGCACCGCAAGCTGCCTTGCCCGAAACAATCGGTTATCGCGGCATCTTCGCCGACCAGCGGCTGCAGAGCCTGATCGAGCAGGCGCTGGAGAGCAACCGCGACCTCAAGGTCGCCGCCGCCAACGTCATGGCGGCGCGAGCGCAAGTTCGTATCCAGCGCGCGGAGCAATTGCCCCAGCTCGACCTGACCGCCGGTGCCACGCATACGCGCAGCAACAACGGCACCCTGGGCAATCAGGGCGCCGCGACCGGCGGGCAGGTCCGATCGCGTACGAGCTATTCGGCGCAGCTGGGCATCACCGCCTTCGAACTGGACCTGTTCGGCAGGCTGGCATCGCTGAGCGAGGCCGAACAGAATCGCTATCTCGCAAGCGAAGCGGGCGCCCGCGCCACGCGGCTCGCGCTCGTGGGGGACATCGCGGACGGCTGGCTGGCCCATGCCGCCGATGCGTCGCTGCTGCAGGTCGCGCTCGATACCGTCGCCAGTGCGCAGCGGACCGTCGCGCTCACCCGTGCGCGCCTGGACGGGGGCATCGCGCCGCGCTCGGACTTGCGACAGGCGGAGCAGATCCTCGCCACCGCCGAGGCGGACGTTGCGAGGCAGCGCACCGCGCTGGCGCAGGACATCAACGGTCTGCAGCTTCTCGTCGGAGGCCCGATCGCGAATGACCTGCTCCCCGACCGGATCGAGCAGGCCGCGCAAGGCGTAAAGGAGGTCCCCGCAGGGGTGGATTCCCGGGTTCTGCTGCGACGGCCCGACGTCATCCAGGCCGAATACCTGATGCTTGCGGAAAATGCCGAGATCGGCGCCGCACGGGCAGCCATGTTCCCCCGCATCTCGCTCACCGGCCTGCTGGGCTTCGCGAGCAACGCGCTCTCCGGCCTCTTTACCGGCGGGGCGTTTCGCTACTCGGGTTCGGGGGATGCCAGCTATGCCATCTTCCAGGCGGGCGCGGCGAAGGCGGGTGTTCGCCTCTCGCAGGCACAGCGGGATGCGGCGCTGGCCACTTACGAAAAGTCGATCCAGTCGGCCTTTCGCGACGTGGCGGACGGGCTCGCACGGCGCGGCACGATCGACGCGGAAATGGCCGCGATCCGCCGTCAGGCCGTGGCCGCCGAAGATGGCTATGCGCTTGCCGATGCCCGATACCGGCGCGGCGTCGATACGTTCCTTTCCAGTCTCGTCGCCCAGCGCGCCGCCTATTCCGCGCGGCGCGACATCGTCGCCATAGAACTGGAGGCCGCGAGCAACCGCGTCGCGCTGTTCCGTGCCCTCGGCGGCGATGCCCGCTGGGAATGA
- a CDS encoding efflux RND transporter periplasmic adaptor subunit, translating to MTRIVVGTGLLALAPACLLLSSCGKDEGKKDKAPPTVGFVVVQPTSVPVDTELAGRVSALQMSEVRPQVAGIVRRRFFKEGSLVTKGQTLYEIDPRVYSAAVDEAVANRNSAMASADSARELADRYKPLADMEAVARQDYVNAAAQARQTRAAVAQAQARLRSAQVSLQFTRVPAPISGRIGRSLFTEGALVTANQAEPLAVIQRMDPVFVDIQQSSAELLRLRRALADGSTPGDASVRLKLEDGSDYELPGKIAFSEVIVDPTTGTVTLRASFPNPDGVLLPGMFVRARFVQQVNSRAFLIPQQALRRDPRGAASVYVVEGDKAVERKVVVPSAQGTSWVVTSGLKPGDRLIIQGLGNIRPDIAVKPVPASEPQKVAPKKTKKGA from the coding sequence ATGACGCGCATCGTCGTTGGAACCGGGCTGCTTGCCCTCGCGCCCGCCTGCCTGCTCCTGTCGTCCTGCGGCAAGGACGAAGGCAAGAAGGACAAGGCGCCGCCGACCGTCGGCTTCGTGGTCGTCCAGCCGACCAGCGTGCCCGTCGACACCGAACTGGCGGGCCGCGTCAGCGCGCTGCAGATGTCCGAGGTGCGCCCGCAAGTGGCCGGTATCGTGCGCCGCCGCTTCTTCAAGGAAGGCAGCCTGGTCACCAAGGGGCAGACCCTCTACGAGATCGACCCGCGCGTCTATTCGGCGGCGGTGGACGAGGCCGTGGCCAACCGCAACAGCGCGATGGCAAGCGCCGATTCCGCCCGGGAACTCGCCGATCGCTACAAGCCGCTCGCCGACATGGAAGCGGTGGCGCGGCAGGACTACGTCAACGCGGCGGCGCAGGCCCGCCAGACCCGCGCCGCCGTCGCGCAGGCACAGGCGCGCCTGCGCTCGGCCCAAGTCAGCCTCCAGTTCACCCGTGTCCCCGCGCCGATCTCAGGCCGCATCGGCCGCTCGCTCTTTACCGAGGGCGCACTGGTCACCGCCAATCAGGCCGAGCCGCTGGCGGTGATCCAGCGGATGGATCCGGTCTTCGTCGATATCCAGCAGTCGAGCGCGGAACTGCTGCGCCTGCGCCGCGCGCTTGCCGATGGATCGACCCCCGGCGACGCCTCCGTGCGGTTGAAGCTGGAAGACGGCAGCGACTACGAGTTGCCCGGCAAGATCGCGTTCTCCGAAGTCATCGTCGATCCCACCACCGGGACGGTGACCTTGCGGGCATCGTTCCCCAACCCCGACGGCGTGTTGCTGCCGGGCATGTTCGTGCGCGCCCGCTTCGTCCAGCAGGTCAATTCCAGGGCCTTCCTGATCCCCCAGCAGGCCCTGCGCCGCGATCCTCGGGGCGCCGCCAGCGTCTACGTGGTCGAGGGTGACAAGGCGGTGGAGCGCAAGGTCGTCGTGCCTTCCGCGCAAGGCACCTCTTGGGTCGTCACCTCGGGCCTCAAGCCCGGCGACAGGCTGATCATCCAGGGCCTCGGCAATATCCGGCCGGACATCGCCGTGAAGCCCGTGCCCGCATCCGAGCCGCAGAAGGTGGCGCCCAAGAAGACGAAGAAGGGCGCCTGA
- a CDS encoding multidrug efflux RND transporter permease subunit, whose product MSSIFIKRPILAWVIAILTMLAGGLAIAGLPIAQYPDVAPPQVNIRASYPGANAETLQNSVTQVIEQTLTGVDHLLYFSSTSSSRGQAVITATFAKGVDPDTAQVQVQNQVQQALPRLPTQVQQQGLRVTKSNPDLLMIVTVYDETDRLTNQDVSDLLTSRVQDTVARVSGVGDIDVFGAPYAMRIWLIPEKLASYQLMPSDIINAIRKQNTEVAAGEIGGQPQPRTQMLNATVTAQSRLQTPAQFAAIIVKTQPSGATIRLADVARVELGAESYQTVSRLNGHPGAGMAISLAPGADALKTAEMVRAEVEKVAKTFPPGMQYAYANDATDFITLSVDEVVKTLIEAIVLVVIVMFVFLQSWRATLIPAIAVPVVLLGTFGIIYLAGFSINTMTLFALVLAIGLLVDDAIVVVENVERLMEENPSLTPRQATFQSMKEIQVALVAIAVVLSAVFLPMAFFGGSTGVIYRQFSLTIVASMTLSVLVALILSPALTATLLRQKHRGEARKGALARLHRIGDRFNAAIENGTQRYLSGARTVLKRKWASLAVFALISAALYGLFVMLPTGFLPNEDQGIARVRFELPPGATQGRTLEVENEIERYFAKYEKDNVDLMLLNAGGGGASGQNTGQGFLNLTDWAKRSGEENTADAITKRATKAFKSLRDAKAVAQVPPSIRGLGKSAGFTMLLQNATGMPQAEFAAARAKLLELASSDPMLNAVTVTELPDVDTFKVDVDQQKIAASGLDQDDVNATLATAWGGRYVNDFIDRGRVKRVYVQGDAPYRDEPTDIDQWFVRAQTGAMVPFSSFASTSWSVVPTSLSRFQGLPSFEFSGQAASGYSSGQAMDRMEQLAAQIPGTTVAWSGLSYQERLSSGQAPMLYALSLIVVFLCLAALYESWTIPLAVLLVVPLGLIGAVVAVSLRGLDNDIYLQIGLLTTMGLAAKNAILMIEFAEQAEKRGSSVMEAAFEAARVRLRPILMTSFAFIFGVLPLALSTGAGANSRIAIGTSVVGGMITATILAIFYIPFFFVLVRAAALKLGGREHPARPQEEMA is encoded by the coding sequence ATGTCGAGCATCTTCATCAAGCGGCCCATTCTCGCCTGGGTCATCGCCATCCTCACCATGCTTGCGGGCGGGCTCGCGATCGCCGGGCTGCCGATCGCGCAGTACCCGGACGTCGCCCCGCCGCAGGTAAACATTCGCGCCAGCTATCCCGGCGCCAATGCCGAGACGCTGCAGAACAGCGTCACGCAGGTCATCGAGCAGACGCTGACCGGCGTGGACCACCTGCTCTACTTCTCCTCCACGTCGAGTTCGCGCGGGCAGGCCGTCATCACCGCGACGTTCGCGAAGGGCGTCGATCCCGATACCGCGCAAGTGCAGGTGCAGAACCAGGTGCAGCAGGCGCTGCCCCGCCTGCCGACGCAAGTGCAGCAGCAGGGGCTGCGCGTCACCAAGTCCAATCCCGACCTGCTGATGATCGTCACTGTCTATGACGAGACCGACCGGCTCACCAATCAGGACGTCTCCGATCTCCTGACCTCGCGCGTGCAGGACACCGTCGCGCGGGTCAGCGGCGTGGGCGACATCGACGTCTTCGGCGCCCCCTATGCCATGCGCATCTGGCTGATCCCGGAGAAGCTGGCGAGCTACCAGCTCATGCCGTCCGACATCATCAACGCCATCCGCAAGCAGAACACCGAAGTGGCAGCGGGCGAGATCGGCGGCCAGCCGCAGCCGCGCACGCAGATGCTCAACGCCACCGTAACCGCGCAGTCGCGGCTCCAGACCCCGGCGCAGTTCGCCGCGATCATCGTCAAGACCCAGCCGAGCGGCGCGACGATCAGGCTGGCCGATGTCGCCCGTGTGGAACTGGGCGCGGAAAGCTACCAGACCGTCAGCCGCCTGAACGGCCACCCCGGCGCGGGCATGGCGATTTCGCTGGCACCCGGCGCGGACGCGCTGAAGACGGCCGAAATGGTCAGGGCGGAAGTGGAGAAGGTGGCGAAGACCTTCCCGCCGGGCATGCAGTACGCCTACGCCAACGATGCGACCGACTTCATCACGCTGTCGGTGGACGAGGTGGTCAAGACGCTGATCGAGGCGATCGTCCTCGTCGTCATCGTCATGTTCGTGTTCCTCCAAAGCTGGCGCGCCACGCTGATCCCCGCGATTGCGGTGCCCGTGGTGCTGCTCGGCACCTTCGGGATCATCTATCTGGCGGGCTTCTCGATCAACACGATGACGCTGTTCGCGCTCGTGCTGGCGATCGGGCTGCTCGTCGATGACGCGATCGTCGTGGTCGAGAACGTCGAGCGTCTGATGGAGGAGAACCCGTCGCTGACGCCAAGGCAGGCGACGTTCCAGTCGATGAAGGAGATCCAGGTCGCGCTGGTGGCGATCGCGGTCGTGCTGTCGGCGGTGTTCCTGCCGATGGCGTTCTTCGGCGGATCGACCGGCGTGATCTATCGCCAGTTCTCGCTCACCATCGTCGCCTCGATGACCTTGTCGGTGCTGGTGGCTCTGATCCTCAGCCCGGCGCTGACCGCCACCCTGTTGCGGCAGAAGCACCGCGGTGAGGCGCGCAAGGGGGCGCTTGCGCGGCTGCACCGGATTGGCGACAGGTTCAACGCCGCGATCGAGAACGGCACGCAGAGGTATCTTTCCGGCGCGCGCACGGTGCTGAAGCGCAAGTGGGCTTCGCTGGCAGTGTTCGCTCTGATTTCCGCCGCGCTTTACGGCCTGTTCGTGATGCTGCCGACCGGTTTCCTGCCCAACGAGGACCAGGGCATCGCCCGCGTCCGCTTCGAACTGCCGCCCGGCGCGACGCAGGGCCGCACGCTGGAGGTCGAGAACGAGATCGAGCGCTATTTCGCGAAATACGAGAAGGACAACGTCGATCTCATGCTGCTCAATGCGGGCGGCGGCGGTGCTTCGGGCCAGAACACTGGGCAGGGGTTCCTCAACCTGACCGACTGGGCGAAGCGCAGCGGCGAGGAGAACACCGCCGACGCCATCACCAAGCGGGCGACCAAGGCGTTCAAGAGCCTGCGCGATGCCAAGGCGGTCGCGCAGGTTCCGCCCTCGATCCGCGGTCTTGGCAAGTCGGCGGGATTCACCATGCTGCTGCAGAACGCCACCGGGATGCCGCAGGCCGAATTTGCGGCTGCCCGCGCGAAGCTGCTCGAGCTGGCCTCGTCCGACCCGATGCTGAACGCGGTGACGGTGACCGAACTGCCGGACGTCGATACCTTCAAGGTCGACGTCGACCAGCAGAAGATCGCCGCATCAGGCTTGGATCAGGACGACGTCAACGCCACGCTGGCCACGGCATGGGGCGGGCGCTACGTGAACGACTTCATCGACCGTGGCCGGGTCAAGCGCGTCTATGTGCAGGGCGACGCCCCGTACCGCGACGAGCCCACCGACATCGACCAGTGGTTCGTCCGCGCGCAGACCGGCGCAATGGTGCCGTTCTCCTCCTTCGCCAGTACGAGCTGGTCGGTGGTCCCCACCAGCCTGTCGCGCTTCCAGGGCCTGCCTTCGTTTGAATTCTCGGGCCAGGCGGCAAGCGGGTACAGCTCGGGCCAGGCGATGGATCGCATGGAACAGCTCGCCGCCCAAATCCCCGGCACGACGGTCGCATGGTCGGGCCTGTCCTATCAGGAGCGGCTGTCGTCGGGTCAGGCGCCGATGCTCTATGCGCTGTCGCTGATCGTCGTGTTCCTCTGCCTTGCGGCGCTCTACGAGAGCTGGACGATTCCGCTTGCGGTGCTTTTGGTGGTGCCTTTGGGTCTCATAGGTGCCGTTGTGGCCGTCAGCTTGCGCGGCCTGGACAACGACATCTACCTTCAGATCGGCCTGCTGACGACGATGGGGCTGGCGGCGAAGAACGCGATCCTGATGATCGAGTTCGCGGAACAGGCGGAAAAGCGCGGCAGCAGCGTGATGGAAGCCGCCTTCGAGGCTGCGCGCGTCAGGCTCCGCCCGATCCTGATGACCAGCTTCGCCTTCATTTTCGGCGTCCTCCCGCTCGCGCTTTCCACCGGCGCGGGCGCGAACAGCCGCATCGCCATTGGCACCTCTGTCGTGGGCGGGATGATCACCGCGACGATCCTGGCGATCTTCTACATCCCGTTCTTCTTCGTGCTGGTGCGGGCAGCCGCGCTCAAGCTGGGCGGCAGGGAGCATCCCGCGCGGCCGCAGGAGGAAATGGCATGA
- a CDS encoding TonB-dependent receptor domain-containing protein, protein MYGQPDSADLFNASRSKVSFAARKARARLALLSCVAVGAWHPVMAEAQTVTPPDQTVAIAGPQIPGESSTRSVLIEKTKKKSKKSVTFENPAEDGTFGDMGPFFGFSTFNGREITGSNNFRDISFRQFPIELQKEVGYRSFYGADQVEGALFGLTTSEALRPLDLKKARFQADLRGIYSSYADRSGQSPGRRLSASYVDQFDTGIGRIGFSAGVMLNDSFLPKDFYKGTTAVKPCNSIGPTASGNCTYDPNSTNALYFPTGSHTFRQQRSDEEQRAYFATIQWQPNEKWDIMIDGERSSRIQSRYRSEFALTEGFRSLTPLEIAPSGAPLRFSGETKLESLGFARTRDEKYTGYGINVRFRPTERLEIRTDLSYSRTERSQTDISASASTNDLVGPGGRIGYTLDLSHGGVPYIEFATPIDLSDHSLFTASAAARRGRDTRRDAIKAWRTDVIYELGGLLETIRLGARYSEHKRHGQLLTYQSDGIPEANVQAGNASCRRGPITTDFLADSGTNINSWAVFDPACLYTAFTGNTDYDIPLARKSGGEQDVSEKILAGYIMGNFKGELADLPVHGNIGLRVTQTRRTTRVARYTGSPDPIIDRSGSLVDFLPSANVVVEAGRGLEIEGSVYRTLLRSAIDGFNLRRVIAGPSGTIERQDPVKAWNMDLSLRYSPAPDTAISLDAYYKFLSSSAWPGDLIMPGGPVLNPALRADSLKKSYIRGAAVSLRQTFSMLPAPLDGLALEASYSFTDSNFRFNDPSATDPANPLYLFVPPSGVPGLSKHAVNLSGSWEKGNFGIGATYEYRSGFLRPTGLTANRVLGPTNYLNAYVSYRIDDHMQLRLAALNLTNEHEVLYRPVADAAAQTSYFGQTFSLSLKLRY, encoded by the coding sequence ATGTACGGCCAGCCGGATTCCGCCGATCTGTTCAACGCCAGCCGCAGCAAGGTTTCGTTTGCCGCACGCAAGGCCAGGGCGCGCCTTGCGTTGCTGTCCTGTGTCGCGGTGGGTGCATGGCATCCAGTCATGGCCGAGGCCCAGACAGTGACGCCGCCGGACCAGACCGTCGCGATCGCTGGTCCGCAGATCCCCGGAGAGTCGTCGACCAGAAGCGTGCTGATCGAAAAGACGAAGAAGAAATCGAAGAAGTCGGTCACCTTCGAAAACCCGGCCGAAGACGGCACTTTCGGTGACATGGGGCCGTTCTTCGGCTTCTCGACCTTCAACGGCCGCGAGATCACCGGTTCCAACAATTTCCGCGACATCTCCTTCCGCCAGTTCCCGATCGAACTGCAGAAGGAAGTCGGCTACCGCAGCTTCTACGGGGCGGACCAGGTCGAGGGCGCGCTGTTTGGCCTCACCACCAGCGAGGCGCTGCGACCGCTCGACCTCAAGAAGGCGCGCTTCCAGGCCGACCTCAGGGGCATATACTCGTCCTACGCCGACCGCTCCGGCCAATCGCCCGGGCGCAGGCTTTCCGCCTCCTACGTCGATCAGTTCGACACCGGGATCGGGCGCATCGGTTTCTCCGCCGGCGTCATGCTGAACGATTCCTTCCTGCCCAAGGACTTCTACAAGGGCACCACCGCCGTGAAGCCGTGCAACAGCATAGGCCCGACCGCGAGCGGCAACTGCACGTACGATCCCAATTCGACGAATGCGCTCTACTTCCCGACGGGTTCGCACACCTTCCGCCAGCAGCGCTCCGACGAAGAGCAGCGCGCCTATTTCGCGACGATCCAGTGGCAGCCCAACGAGAAGTGGGACATCATGATCGACGGCGAACGGTCCAGCCGCATCCAGTCGCGCTATCGCAGCGAATTCGCGCTGACCGAAGGTTTCCGCTCGCTCACCCCGCTGGAAATCGCCCCGAGCGGCGCGCCGCTGCGCTTTTCCGGCGAGACCAAGCTAGAATCGCTGGGCTTCGCCCGAACCCGTGACGAGAAGTACACCGGCTACGGCATCAACGTGCGGTTCCGTCCGACCGAACGGCTCGAAATCCGCACCGATCTGTCCTATTCGCGCACCGAGCGCAGCCAGACCGACATCTCGGCCAGCGCCTCGACCAACGACCTGGTCGGCCCCGGCGGCCGCATCGGCTACACGCTGGACCTGAGCCATGGCGGCGTCCCCTATATCGAGTTCGCGACACCGATCGATCTGAGCGATCACAGCCTGTTCACCGCCTCCGCCGCCGCAAGGCGCGGGCGCGACACGCGCAGGGATGCGATCAAGGCCTGGCGCACCGACGTCATCTACGAGCTTGGCGGCCTGCTCGAAACGATCCGGCTGGGTGCCCGCTACTCCGAGCACAAGCGCCATGGCCAGTTGCTGACCTACCAGAGCGACGGCATCCCGGAAGCGAACGTGCAGGCCGGCAACGCCAGCTGCCGCCGCGGCCCGATCACGACCGACTTCCTCGCCGACAGCGGCACCAACATCAACAGCTGGGCAGTATTCGACCCGGCCTGCCTCTACACCGCCTTTACCGGCAACACCGACTACGACATCCCTCTCGCCCGAAAGTCGGGCGGCGAGCAGGACGTCTCGGAAAAGATCCTTGCCGGCTACATCATGGGTAACTTCAAGGGCGAGCTTGCCGACCTGCCGGTCCACGGCAACATCGGTCTTCGGGTCACCCAGACCCGCCGCACGACGCGGGTGGCGCGCTATACCGGCAGCCCCGATCCGATCATCGACCGCTCCGGCTCGCTCGTGGACTTCCTGCCGAGCGCCAACGTCGTCGTGGAAGCGGGACGCGGGCTGGAGATCGAAGGCTCGGTGTACCGCACGCTCCTGCGCAGCGCGATCGACGGGTTCAACCTGCGCCGCGTCATCGCCGGTCCTTCGGGCACGATCGAGCGGCAGGACCCTGTCAAGGCATGGAACATGGACCTTTCCCTGCGCTACAGCCCCGCGCCGGACACCGCGATTTCGCTCGATGCCTACTACAAGTTCCTAAGCAGTTCGGCCTGGCCGGGTGACCTCATCATGCCCGGCGGCCCGGTGCTGAACCCGGCGCTGCGGGCAGACAGCCTGAAGAAGTCCTATATCCGCGGCGCCGCCGTATCGCTGCGCCAGACCTTCTCGATGCTGCCCGCGCCGCTGGACGGACTGGCGCTGGAGGCGAGCTATTCCTTCACCGACAGCAACTTCCGCTTCAACGATCCTTCGGCCACCGACCCGGCCAATCCGCTCTACCTGTTCGTGCCGCCATCGGGCGTACCGGGCCTGTCGAAGCACGCGGTCAACCTGTCGGGAAGCTGGGAAAAGGGCAACTTCGGGATCGGCGCGACATACGAGTATCGCTCGGGCTTCCTGCGCCCCACCGGCCTGACGGCCAACCGTGTGCTGGGGCCGACCAACTACCTCAACGCCTACGTATCATACCGGATCGACGATCACATGCAGCTTCGCCTGGCGGCACTG
- a CDS encoding YjbE family putative metal transport protein (Members of this highly hydrophobic protein family,regularly are found preceded by the yybP-ykoY manganese riboswitch (see RF00080). A metal cation transport function is proposed.) — MFDTMASDAMHLADPVMLASLGQIVLIDVVLAADNAIVVGALAAGFSPSRRHRIILMGIAAALVLRIVFALAVTQLLQVTGLVFAGGLLLLWVGWKFWRELQASGDDAEIAAKPAAPKSFAAAAVAVMVADVSMSLDNVLAVAGVAREHPGLLVTGLVLSVVLMGVAANFLARLIERYRWIAYIGLAAILFVALRMIYEGILDPERGLAAFLQ; from the coding sequence ATGTTCGATACCATGGCGTCCGACGCCATGCATCTGGCCGACCCCGTCATGCTGGCATCGCTCGGCCAGATCGTGCTGATCGACGTCGTCCTTGCCGCCGACAACGCCATCGTCGTCGGGGCGCTGGCGGCGGGTTTCTCGCCGTCGCGGCGGCACCGCATCATTCTCATGGGGATCGCGGCGGCGCTGGTGCTGCGCATCGTTTTCGCACTTGCGGTGACGCAGTTGCTGCAGGTGACGGGACTGGTGTTTGCAGGCGGCCTGCTGCTGCTCTGGGTCGGCTGGAAATTCTGGCGCGAACTGCAGGCATCCGGCGACGATGCGGAGATTGCGGCCAAGCCGGCAGCGCCCAAGTCCTTCGCTGCAGCAGCGGTGGCCGTCATGGTGGCGGACGTCAGCATGAGCCTCGACAACGTCCTGGCCGTGGCCGGAGTGGCGCGAGAGCATCCCGGCCTGCTCGTTACCGGGCTGGTGCTATCCGTGGTGCTGATGGGCGTGGCCGCGAACTTCCTGGCGCGACTGATTGAGCGGTATCGCTGGATCGCCTATATCGGCCTTGCCGCCATCCTCTTCGTGGCGCTGCGTATGATCTACGAAGGCATTCTCGATCCCGAGCGGGGCCTTGCCGCGTTTCTGCAATAA